From Montipora foliosa isolate CH-2021 chromosome 6, ASM3666993v2, whole genome shotgun sequence, a single genomic window includes:
- the LOC138008716 gene encoding uncharacterized protein: protein MTNLTFLAFFFTGYGLLMTVRTRLETQMTSLAACVNGSITLPGNEPSGFPVRDQWWKFRYPDDDWINIRYCDGSLNCVTMTSVLPDGTRVSIGAHESLVVERITQNSTKNRVQFLLEVFFEDNTVLRHSFEVNFTVICVWTWPQANLNLSEIFLGQYPPGQLKEIQLFDATGTNIAYLHTVNGASLEVTDDSRLMPAYWNRLKIISGFLILSGIIKADNGTSIQSKAFLNGPTMKTSMGSVSVKTIRIFVFNSTEPSLPPPSIFPNNSFSAAPGKVSSTKSSNESQTAGYRTLIVIISVVLLLTILIIALIVIVKKRLRSTRKSIKVDKLNNDPPNRRPSEQFYVRQRSTNRFRV, encoded by the exons GGCTATTAATGACAGTGCGAACAAGGCTAGAAACACAAATGACCAGCCTGGCTGCTTGCGTTAATGGTTCGATTACTCTACCGGGTAACGAACCCAGCGGATTCCCAGTCAGGGATCAATGGTGGAAATTCCGCTACCCTGACGACGACTGGATCAACATACGTTACTGTGATGGCTCCCTAAACTGTGTAACAATGACATCGGTGCTACCAGACGGCACCAGGGTGTCTATTGGGGCTCATGAAAGCTTAGTCGTGGAGCGCATAACTCAGAATAGCACCAAGAACCGTGTCCAATTTTTATTGGAAGTTTTCTTTGAGGATAACACTGTCCTTCGTCATAGTTTTGAAGTGAATTTCACTGTTATCT GTGTATGGACATGGCCACAAGCCAACCTCAATCTATCGGAAATCTTTCTTGGCCAATATCCACCGGGACAACTGAAAGAAATACAACTTTTCGACGCGACCGGAACAAACATTGCTTACCTCCACACCGTCAATGGTGCTTCTCTGGAGGTAACGGACGACAGCCGTCTGATGCCAGCTTATTGGAACAGATTGAAGATCATAAGTGGTTTCCTGATCCTCTCTGGGATCATAAAAGCGGATAACGGTACATCTATACAAAGCAAGGCGTTCTTGAATGGCCCGACCATGAAGACAAGCATGGGATCTGTGTCGGTGAAGACAATCaggatttttgttttcaattccACAG agCCCTCTCTTCCACCCCCGTCCATCTTCCCAAACAACTCGTTTTCCGCAGCTCCAGGAAAGGTCTCATCGACAAAGTCAAGCAATGAATCACAGACAGCTGGCTACAGAACACTCATCGTAATCATTTCGGTTGTACTGCTTCTGACGATCCTCATTATTGCCTTGATCGTTATCGTCAAGAAACGACTTCGTAGTACTAGAAAATCTATAAAAGTCGACAAATTAAATAATGACCCCCCGAATCGTCGTCCTTCCGAACAATTCTATGTCCGTCAACGTTCAACTAATCGTTTCCGAGTCTAA
- the LOC138006766 gene encoding HEAT repeat-containing protein 4-like translates to MDKMANVATSAELSTPYSAVADRVSTSRSHGAEFFAVASGVQIPYVGRDETGVDARKINSPRFSDEFPSRLTHHSLAPLIPPLQHKQLPKDEQQQQQVKLAEFVSQYQPLGDKSAKNISRSYLKKVSTGLVFDEDVLLDRAPHTLPYNEDDLNVVFRSGGICHATKQAAGFGGRHDPRGVVKRHALCHLKGPRKLKPLRKAKTMPARAKTEKLLSATKVKGTYSSTAMTLSNDSERHEWDEYVLACLSQSTAKWIINEQSSGSDKERLNSFLEKRIQESKETTADSRLLENAAEEKKAFIAKKKVKEIKDKESQQTLEIHYTPSFALSPAVGDKKIETHNIFQQELLGGAQPVPSKKPSESSYIVLDTNNKLKFQRQLQDNYPQGSEVWFSATKVSMNKAKKKPQKKPNKFVKGLQRWKELPVVVQEDYYVPVVKESDIDVKALSNAYKEKKKMREDFNVVKIVEEWRSKWFLERHWQRCETEELITAMSDINDHIRLSAVSACSKAAELRRAKKEEHHLGIVLDKSKGPSAPLEPQVEPELIAAVTKLLDDRNPQVRVAAAITLYSLKKPSDDAQANLLWAMEHGGPPEKWAATQCLALSGVITDKVIVELVSQLHADNAVRTEKAGILLAQLSHQSDIVQTLIAELLNSNSWKDRVTACKVIPKLKGGPNKDMTNKLSFMMWNDWNKDVRSTAAQALGKTGNGKLVHDALRERMLTGNDRIKVDALKKLSNLGVMTARLLPALLECLKSEYVSVRIEASMVAGKLKITDKGVINSLLRLASDDDSWKVKAHALKALGSIGVVDEKLIDVLLWSIRYEKVAAVRAEACNVVAVLGLRDERLLSVLQDRLVVETEDIVKREAVMTLESLGVEPTGDLEMAEAIRQEVRRLCRRDAIVAHILEDDKAAQYKTDYKRLLTTETRERPTSRVSSQATKLGSRAVSRATSESSRGFDPILAGYHARERMSRAPTPGELVIKRSFLPMDLNSTSSENSDRVDMKKWEDLSDDSEDEIDHNEEDTETENPGEDGTLLKAPKEKSESALRVPVTYPTKQDFSEDQAVALPFGDSEENEDQNDTELLKLADEISERTISSPNLSDTEKFDEGEAYVDPKTYEAP, encoded by the exons ATGGACAAAATGGCGAACGTAGCAACTTCAGCTGAGTTGTCGACTCCTTATAGTGCAG ttgctGACCGAGTTTCAACTTCTAGGAGTCATGGGGCTGAATTCTTTGCAGTTGCCTCAGGAGTCCAAATTCCCTATGTCGGAAGGGATGAAACTGGGGTTGATGCTAGGAAAATTAACTCGCCTCGCTTTTCGGATGAATTTCCTTCGAGATTAACACACCACAGTCTAGCCCCATTGATACCACCTTTGCAACATAAACAGCTACCCAAagatgaacaacaacaacaacaagtcaAACTTGCAGAATTTGTTTCACAATACCAACCTCTTGGGGACAAGAGTGCAAAAAATATCAGTCGTTCATACCTCAAGAAAGTAAGTACTGGTCTTGTCTTCGATGAAGATGTCTTACTAGACCGTGCTCCACACACTTTGCCTTACAATGAGGATGACTTAAATGTCGTCTTTAGAAGTGGGGGAATATGCCATGCCACTAAACAAGCTGCAGGATTTGGTGGTCGACATGACCCTCGTGGAGTTGTGAAGAGACATGCTCTTTGTCACCTAAAAGGACCTAGAAAACTTAAACCCCTAAGAAAGGCAAAGACCATGCCAGCCAGGGCAAAGACAGAGAAGCTACTTTCAGCCACAAAAGTGAAAGGAACATACTCATCTACTGCAATGACTTTGTCCAACGATTCAGAAAGACATGAATGGGATGAATATGTACTTGCCTGTCTCAGTCAATCGACAGCAAAATGGATAATAAATGAACAGTCATCTGGAAGTGACAAGGAAAGACTTAATAGTTTCCTCGAGAAACGAAtccaagaaagcaaagaaacaacAGCTGATTCAAGACTTTTGGAGAATGCGGCAGAGGAGAAGAAGGCCTTTATAGCAAAGAAAAAAGTCAAGGAAATTAAAGACAAGGAATCACAACAAACTTTGGAAATCCATTATACACCCTCATTTGCATTATCTCCAGCAGTTGgagataaaaaaattgaaacacaTAACATTTTCCAGCAAGAGCTGCTTGGTGGTGCACAGCCAGTGCCCTCCAAAAAGCCTTCAGAGTCAAGTTATATTGTTCTTGATACAAACAACAAACTTAAGTTTCAGAGACAGTTACAAGACAACTATCCTCAAGGTTCAGAGGTTTGGTTCTCTGCAACGAAAGTGTCTATGAacaaggctaaaaaaaaacCGCAGAAGAAGCCAAACAAGTTCGTAAAAGGTTTGCAGCGGTGGAAAGAATTACCAGTTGTAGTTCAG GAGGACTACTATGTTCCTGTTGTGAAGGAATCTGATATTGATGTCAAGGCACTCAGCAATGCttataaggaaaagaaaaagatgaGAGAGGACTTTAATGTGGTAAAAATTG TGGAGGAGTGGAGATCCAAGTGGTTTCTTGAGCGTCACTGGCAAAGATGTGAAACAGAAGAGCTTATCACTGCCATGAGTGACATCAATGATCATATCAGGCTATCAGCTGTGTCTGCTTGCAGTAAGGCAGCTGAACTTCGTCGTGCCAAAAAGGAAGAACATCATTTAG GGATTGTGTTGGATAAGTCAAAGGGACCAAGCGCTCCCCTAGAACCACAAGTGGAGCCCGAGTTAATTGCTGCTGTAACTAAACTATTGGATGACAGGAATCCACAAGTCAGGGTTGCTGCTGCTATCACCTTGTATTCACTTAAGAAACCCAGCGACGAT GCCCAGGCAAACCTCTTATGGGCAATGGAACATGGTGGCCCTCCTGAAAAGTGGGCAGCAACTCAGTGTTTGGCTCTGAGCGGTGTTATTACTGACAAGGTCATTGTAGAGCTTGTTAGTCAGTTGCATGCTGATAATGCTGTGAGGACTGAGAAAGCTGGAATTCTGTTAGCTCAGCTCAGTCATCAATCG GATATTGTTCAGACGCTGATCGCAGAATTGCTGAATAGTAACAGTTGGAAAGACCGTGTAACGGCATGCAAAGTGATTCCAAAGCTGAAGGGAGGCCCAAACAAG GACATGACTAACAAATTGTCTTTTATGATGTGGAATGACTGGAACAAAGATGTCCGCTCAACAGCTGCACAGGCTCTCGGAAAGACTGGGAATGGAAAG CTTGTACATGATGCATTGCGAGAAAGAATGCTGACCGGAAATGACAGAATCAAAGTGGACGCACTCAAGAAA CTGTCTAACCTGGGCGTTATGACGGCTCGCCTTCTACCGGCTCTGCTGGAATGTTTAAAGAGTGAATACGTGTCTGTCAGGATTGAAGCTTCTATG GTTGCAGGGAAACTAAAGATCACAGATAAAGGTGTCATAAATTCACTTCTACGTTTAGCAAGTGACGACGACAGCTGGAAAGTTAAAGCGCACGCCCTAAAAG CTCTTGGCTCGATAGGAGTGGTGGACGAGAAGTTGATCGACGTTCTACTGTGGTCCATTCGATATGAGAAAGTGGCCGCTGTGCGAGCTGAAGCCTGTAATGTTGTCGCAGTATTGGGTTTGCGTGATGAGCGGTTGCTAAGCGTTTTGCAAGATCGCCTCGTTGTAGAAACTGAAGACATTGTAAAGAG GGAGGCAGTCATGACCTTAGAGTCACTTGGCGTGGAGCCAACCGGTGACCTCGAAATGGCTGAAGCTATCAGACAGGAAGTTAGGCGATTGTGTCGGAGAGATGCTATCGTTGCTCACATCCTGGAAGACGACAAGGCAGCACAGTACAAAACTGACTACAAACGTCTCTTGACCACCGAGACAAGAGAACGTCCCACCTCACGCGTCTCATCACAAGCCACAAAACTGGGTTCAAGAGCGGTATCACGGGCAACGAGTGAGTCCTCGAGAGGATTCGATCCCATACTCGCGGGATATCACGCGCGAGAGAGGATGTCCAGAGCACCCACACCCGGTGAGCTCGTCATCAAAAGGTCCTTCCTCCCGATGGATTTGAACAGCACATCCTCAGAGAACAGTGACAGAGTGGACATGAAGAAATGGGAAGATCTGTCCGATGACTCTGAGGATGAAATAGACCATAATGAAGAGGACACAGAAACAGAGAATCCTGGAGAAGATGGTACTTTGCTGAAAGCACCGAAAGAAAAAAGCGAATCCGCTCTGCGGGTTCCTGTAACTTACCCAACAAAACAGGACTTTTCAGAAGATCAAGCGGTCGCGCTTCCTTTTGGCGATAGCGAAGAAAACGAAGATCAAAATGACACGGAGCTTTTGAAACTTGCTGACGAAATCAGTGAGCGGACCATTTCATCACCTAATCTTTCAGATACCGAAAAGTTTGATGAGGGCGAGGCGTACGTTGACCCTAAAACATATGAAGCTCCGTAA